The nucleotide sequence GAAGGGACAGCtggatggggaggggagtggtggtAGCAGCCCTGGTACTGACTGCTGTTGTGTCTACTTTAGGGGATGTTTACTTTAGGGGAAGTGGGGGAAATCTGGAGAGGTTTACCAAGTCCCTGTGTTCCCAGATGCAGGGGCCGTCACAGCAGCCTGTAGACATCCTTGAAAAGAAAGTTGACTTACATTTGTTGAATTTCCTGAAAACCTCATTCATTtgtaacattctttaaaaatttttttaaattgggatgtagttgacatataacattgtattagtttcaggtgtacaacataatgatcagATAGATATACGTGTAATGAAATGGTCACCAAAATAAATctggttaacatccatcaccacacatagttacacatttttttttcttgtaatgagaacttttaagattttctcttttagcaactttcaaatatacaatacagtattgttaactatagtcaccatacaGCACATTACATTTCCAGGACTTCGCTTTAACCGTCTTGTTTCCAAAAGGCCACTGTCTTCACTAATATGGAATGTATGATCAATAGGCCAAAGCTTGCCAGAAGTTTGCTTTAGGAGTAACTACAAAAAAAGGATTTGGTAGTGTCAAAGGCTTTAGGGTTTCTATCCAGCTCTGCCCCTGATTGACTGTCTGACTTTGGGCAATTTTAACTTCACTGACCCCTGGTCCCCCTCGGGGTACAATGAAGATTGCCCAGCCTGAATGGTCTATAACTGTCAGGGGCTGGTATAACGCAGAGAGGGTCCCTGTGATGGCATCCAACAGTGAACCACAAACAAGGCCCTTTCAGAGCCCCACTGGACCCCCCTGATAGAAGTCAGATTAACGAGTATCTGCTTAAAACTTGGCTCTGCATCATCCCTTTATACAAAGATTTTCTAGTTCAGACTGATCTTCTCCCTGTAGTTACCAGGGCTTTACTTGTCTTTGCCTCCATAAAATTTATGTGTGCAGTAAGTTCTAGTGTAATTCGAGATGCTTACATCCCAGAAGGGTTTCCCACTATAGCAGTGAGCCCAAATATGATCACCTGTTAGAATCACCTGTcgctttcttttttcagaaacaCATCATGAACCCTCTCACCCCAGCCCCACGCAGAGAATTGCTGCTCTAGGGGATTATTGTTACTCCAGAGCAAGTGATGCATTCCTTAGGTGCATTGGGACAAAAAGAAGGTTGAGAACTTTTAAGCAGGAAAAAGGAAGTTGTGTAAACAACACCTTTGGAATAATCCGTTGTCACTGATATTATTCCTTCTTTATTCAGGCACTTTGTGGGCATTTTGAACAAGACCTCTGGTCAAATGGAAGTATATGATGCTGAATTGTTCAACATGCAGCCACTGTTTTCAGGTAGGTCCCAGTCAAGGCTCACAGAAATGCTGCATATTTTAGGTTTGCTGGATGAGTTTTGGATTTGTAAAACActtttgtagttattttatttttttaaagattttattggggaaggggaacaggactctattggggaacagtgtgtacttccaggccttttttccaagtcaagttgtcctttcaatcttagttgtggagggtgccattcagctccaagttgttgtcttttcagtcttagttgtggagggcgcagctcagctccaggtccagttgccgttgctagttgcagggggcgcagcccaccatcctttgcgggagtcgaactggcaacctcgtggttgagaggatgcattccaaccaactgagccatccgggagctcagcggcagctcagctcaaggtgccgtgttcaattttagttgcagggggcgctgcccaccatcccttgcaggagtcgaggaatcgaactggcaaccttgtggttgagagcccactagcccatgtgggaatcgaaccggtagccttcggagttaggagcatggagctctaacctcctgagccaccggtccggtcctgtagttatttttaaaagtgtgtctTTCTGCcaggttttttttccatttgagcaagttttaagaatgtttttactcagcacatatttattgatgacctactatgttccaggcacaaATTAGGGGCTGTGGATGTAGCAAAACAGTCCCAGATCCTGTCTCACGGTGTTTACAGATCAGATATTAATGTTAGCTAAAGCAAGTTGAGCAATGATCAGAGCAGAATATTAGAGGGCGTGTCTGATACTCTTTTTCCATTGAGGGCCTTGCTTAATTCTTAACTGTCCTAGTTGGGGTAGAGGTTTTAGAATCTCTGGCAGGTACTGGAAATTGCTTATATGTTGGACAGTAGCTTTCATGTTGATGCAAAGTCTCTATACTTTCTAATTTGGGAGGAGATCCATTTACTTTTCCCTAATCCAGTCGGAGAAATTGCATTGCTTCTCTGCTAGAATGGGATCTTCCAAAATGATAGATAAGAGGGTCAGATTCCAGGGGCTCCTGTTCCCTAAATCTGAAGTACTAAGAACCATGGTGGGGGAGGGTGTTAAATAAGAAAGGATCTTGGTGAATCTGCCTTATACCTTCAAAGGCATTAGTTCTAACTCCATTCTCTCAAAACAGTGGTCTCCACCCTTTTGAGAATCTGATAAGGACTTGGACCTGCTTCCTGGAAACATCGTAATATGAAGATACGAGATTTTGCATATAATCTTAAAGGGCTCTTGAGTCTCGAAGCCTATCTGTGAAATCCCTAGGGGTCCATAGTCTCTAGGTTAAGAATTCCCTGCCTTGCAAACAAATGTAACTACATTTAAATTGTCCTCCAAATGCTCTTCTTACTTTCAAGGAGGCCAAGACAATTGTTCATTAATTTGTTGATTAAACAAATTTTggtttcaacatttaaaaaaatttgtaaatattggtTTATTCTATCTAGCTTATTGAGCTGGGGCAAGTGATTTCATCTGGAGgcttcatttttccttatttgtagaaGTTGGACCAGATGATCCCTTTGTTTCACTCCTTAATTCTCCAAATTCCCTTAAGCTACATACTAAATGTTCACAGTATACACTCATGTTAAGCTCTGAGACATCTGGAGTaaagaaatctgtttttcttAGATTAACTGttacacaaaaaaatattaaacactaGCTGTAGGCCTTAcagtttgcttatttttctgtttcttgttttgtgttttgataGATGAGTCCATTGAGAGTGAATTGACATTAGAGAGTGAGATCAAAACTTTCAGAGAGAAGGTAAGTGTGACAAACTAAGACGTGGGACCTTAAGTGAGTTCCTTCTAGGTCTGGGTTTCTCCATCAGTAAAATGAGCTGGTTGATCACAGGAGTCTCCCTGGCTGCTCTCAGCTCATTTGTTCTGTGGTTGTCTGGACGTTCACCAGCAGAGGCCTCCTTGGCCTCATGAAGAGCAGTTCTCCTGTCTGGGCCAGCCTCACACAGCTCTGTTCTGATGTTTTGAACTGGTTCTCTGGGCTGATGTAAGTGTAGCTTAAcacttgtttttaaagatttaaccCAAGTTTCAGAGAATACTGGTTGTAGCCTGGAAATGTTCACATTAAAACAAAGTAAACTTTAGGATTTTCAACGTAGGAGGTTCCTACAAAGCTCATCTCACCCCAGGATGGCAAATTCATTGAACCTTCAGTGCTGCCTGGAGCACTGTATTGAGAAGGGGTGTGAGGCTACTTGAGACTCACAGGGAAAGAGTGAGTGCTCTATTAGCAATGTCTGTCATGGGTGTAGGGTTGGAAAATGGTAAGCTGTGTGCCAAAGATTTACCAACCCTAATCGAGTCAAGTCTTTACATTTACAGGTGGAGATGCTGTTGATTTGTAAATGGCTCATTGCAGTTTACAAAGCAAGTTTTTCAGATTTGTTAATCTTATTTGATTCTTACAACAAGCCTCTGAGGTAGATAGCTATGATTCAGCCCAATTTACAAGTGAAGTCATGAAAGCTCAGAAAAGCTGAGAGTTTCCccatagtcacacagctagagGAAGCTAGCCTGTCCCGAGTAACCAAATTTGTCTCTTGCACAGATGGACTCTTGCATTGAAGCCTTTGGTACAACCAAACAGAAGCGGGCTCTGAACTCTAGGAGAATGAACACAGTTGGCAGTGAATCTTTGAATCGTGCAGTAGCTAAAGCTGCAGAGAATATTATTGATACAAAGGGTGTAACCGGTAAGTAACTGGAACTTTGGGTAAGAATCTGCTCACAGAGACAACTTTCTCTTGAGATCTTTTACTCGCCTCACACATAGAAATGGTGCGAGTTAGGGCTAGTTTCCTGCCTACCTCTCTCTGAGGGCCTTTGCAAGAACAGATGTTGGAAGTAGTCAGAAACATCTGGCGTGGCCTGCCCTCAGTGAGCTTTCTATTCCAAGggaattttagtaatttttagaAAATCCATACGCTATGATAATATAactacttttctattttatttcaatatttttacagttttatattcACATCTAAATCTTTACTCAATGAAGAAGTTTTTTTGGCATATGCTACAgacctcattttatattttccaaataattagcCAGTTGTCCCCAACTCCATCCTTTCCTTTTgtaaaaggagatttaaaaagtCACGCTTATCATTCTACCACATTCTTAATTATGTTCTGGTCCATTGTTCTGACCGGCCATTCCTAGCAGCACTGGGATCTTTTGATTATCATCATCCAGTTTATTATGTGACAGGTCAAATCTACTCTTCTCCTTTGTTCTTACTTTTCACACGTGTGTTGGTTACTGTAGCATGCTTTTTCTTCCAGGtgatcttaaaaattattttgcaaattcCCTCAAAATCCAATGGGATTAATATGGGAAGAAGcaacatctttacaatattatattttcctATCCAGGAACATGGGAATATGTTTCTCTATTTATTCAAACATACTTTAATGTCTaagtaaatttttgaaaattttttcgTTCCGTTTTTAGaggatatataaaaagaaaaataattcacccATTTCCCCATCATTTTGCCAGACCAATGGTTatgattttcctgttttcctctctgtcctTGTCTATATGCATACTTAATTCTTACATGGTTATTCCTGTGTGGTAGTTACaattttagaatttgatttttttttttttccacttatagTATGTGGAGAAATTTTCTGGAAGTTAAGCCATTTTAAAGGCTATTTGGAAGTCCCTCACTTTTAGTTTCCATCGTATtgtgttgaaaatatttattagcacACCTGTCTCTCCCCACTATACTGCACGTTACTTGAGGGAAGACCACACTGGATCTCCCTTCTCTGGTGCCTGGTTAGGTTTGCATCATGAGTGGACATTGTAGTGCTGGGCCTGTCAGCCAGATGGGGAGGTCCGGCCACATTGGTGGGAACATTCAGATGAGGGGTTGCTGGACTGATTATGGCCTTGAGTGCACAGATTTCAAAGAGTGTTGGGGAACCTGAAGCCAAACACGGTGATGCCCACACTAACTCTCCTTTTACTGTACAGCTCTGGTCAATGATGCCAAGCGTGATGACATGCAGGACGACTCCCTCTACCTTCCTCCCTGCCACGCCGATGCAGCCAAGCCTGAAGACGTGTATAAATTTGAAGACCGTATCCTTCTTGCGGTGGAATCACTGCCTTATTTCACATGTTGGGATGTACACACTTGAGCAGTAGAGCCAGGCCCTCAGAGGGTATCGGTGGTCCTGTGACGCTCACAGAAGCTACATCCAGACCTTTGCCGTTGCCCAGTGTTGTTGCTGGGAAGTCAGCTAGGCTTCCTCACTAACTGAGGGACCCCCTCCAGCACTGGCTTCTCTGCTCCTGGGATTCAAATCCATTCCTCAGCAAACTGCCAAATGCCCACAGCGCGGCCCTGTAGGGGTTACTCCCCACGAAGAGTCCAAATACGGCTTAAGTCAGCCAATGCCCAAAGTCTAGGGCAGACTGATTTTGTAAAAGAAAGGGTTGGAGCATGCAATTTCCCTACTCACAGGTCTAATCAGATGGAAAATGCCTACAGTGGCTTTGTGAtaagaaagagaaggcagaaaagcCCAGGCGGGGAACAAAGTGTGGGCCGGGGTCTGCAGAACTGAGTCCCTGAGCTCTGCCCCAAAGTGCTGTATGACTccccttccctgagcctcagctttcccagCTCTAAAATGAGGCCACCAGGAGATAGATGCTCTAGCTGGTTGGATGTTTCCATTTTGGTCAGATTGTGTTCTTGACCACTTCCTGGTTCTTTCCCCTGCGGAGTATGAAGCTCTTCAGAGCCCATCTGAAGCTTTCAGGAATGTCACCTCGGAAGAAATACTGAAGATGATTGAAGAGAACAGGTACCCCCACTTGGGCATATGGAGTCGGGGGGTGATGTTGGGACACAGCAGTAGTCAGACCTGAAGCAGACCTTTGGGTGTCAGTCAATGAGGATCAATGTCTGTTCCTCATTTGAACATGTGAGCCAGTGTTTTCTTAAATGTCTAGCTTTCCAGACCCGTTGCCCCAAAGCTGTGGGTGGCATTCAAGGGAGAGAGTTGACCTCTTGAGTGCATGGAACCTGTGGCTGGGCAAAGGGTGTTGAGGCCTATAGTTGGCCTGGAACTAGAGATGGCCTATCCCCCATGTTATGCTTAATGCCCAAGTGCGGGCCTGAGAATAGGTGCCAGCTGAAGTGATAATTAACCATGGTGATGTGCTGGGTGAGcttttctaaagtaaaatttatatattttaaacattgtatattttaaataattcagagaTTATTTCCACACCCCTTTGGCCATTTAAAACAGCTTTAAGTTGCCAATCCTAGATTGAGTCCTCGACTtttgtttggaaatttttctggTCATTGAAATCCACGGctttggaaaatacttttttttttgtcaccaaAGATCCATTTCCAAAAAATGCTCCATACTGCTTCATAGTTGTCTTAGTGTGATTGTGGCTCAGGGCAGGTGCTGGGATGAGCTCTGGGCTGGAAGTCTGGAGAACTGAGGCCCTCAGCTCTGCGGGATATATACCGTGTGATCTTCCCCTCTCTGAGTTTTCCTGTCTGTGAAATGAGGCTGCTACACGATCTTGAAGGGCCTGTTTTATCTCCGTGAGTCCAGGATCCTGATAGTGGCAAAacagtacataaaaataatagctaacattgaGAGCTTAcaggtgccaggcactatgctaagcgCTTTACTTGTCTCTTTTAATCCACAGAAAATCCCTCTTACTATGATTGGCCTCAATTTATAGATAAAGGTGATATTCAGAGATGTCCAGAAACATACCCATGCCACTAAAAGGCAGAAGGGATTCACACCCGGGCATCTGACTTGAGAGCCTATGCTCCAGACCACAAATTGTGGCCTGTGTGCCACGTTTGGCCAGCTGCCTATGGataaagttgtattggaacacaaccatggTCATTCATTTGTGGATTATTGGTGGCTGCTTTTGCACCGCAGTGGCAGGTTTGAGTTGTTGTAACAGACAGCCGGTGGACCACAAAGCCAAACACACTTATTATGCTAGCCTCTAACCGCCCCTGCATTCCACCATGTTCCTCCTGTTACAAGGAGCATTGGCGGGTGGCCTTCCTCAGCTGTCGGGTGTGTGTCGGGTGTGAGGGGTGCCTGCTGTTCTAACTGTGAGGTGGTGAATGGTTCCTGACAGATCTGGCTCACTCAACACATTCTTCCCTTTCCATCCCTTGTTTCAGCCACTGCTCCTTTGTCATAGAAGCATTGAAGTCTTTGCCATCAAATGAGGAGAACCGAGACCGCCAGGCCCGATGCATATGGTTTCTGGACACTCTCATCAAATTTCGAGCACAGAAAGTGATTAAGCGGAAAAGTAAGTGCCTGGTGGACATTTTATTCTGGCTATTTCCAGTCTATTATTCGTCTGTACTTAGACCAGCTCtaatgagagaagaaaaggtgtgtctgttcaggtctctATTTTTAACTGTGTAACAGTGAGGTTCCTATCGGTACTGCTGCCATACTGAGAGGACTTGCCAAgttctttcctcatctgcaactGAGGGCAGGGTGGATTATGTAATTGTCTAGCGCTAACATTCATGTCTGTTCTGCATTAGGCAAAGTGTAGTATCCAAATCAAATGAACATTTTAGACAAACATCATTCATAGAGGGAGAAAAGTTGACCTTGCTCATGAAGGCTTGTGACAGGTTTGTGTTGTGTCAGCTTATTTCTGACTGGGAGAGGAGAGAGTCAGTTTCTGCTGGTAACCCCAGTGTCACCAACAGCTAGGGCCACAGATAGCTgtcatatccatccatccatccacggTTGGAAAGCCAGCAGGAGACACCTGTGCTTTTAGGTACAAGGTGTATGAGTCTTATTGCTGTGTTTGCGTACCCAAGAATCCTTCTGTTTCTCAGTACTTGCTTAGCTCTCATTTTCACATTCttgcctcccttcctttccctgtttCTGGGCTTTCTCCACAATCTGTTTTGCTTTCTCACATCTTAGGAATTCTGTGTTTTTAGGCCTCATTGgagtctatttttctttcttgttgccGCCCCATCATAAACGTCTCTCATGCAGTTTCATTTGAAATGAGTACGGTTTCATTTGAAAGTGGCCGTTCTGTTTCATGGGCCCCTGCTTCTCTTACCATGTGGTTCTGTTCATAACAGCGGCCCAAATGTTGGCCTCATCTCCCAGCTCTTGATCTTGGGTCACATGTGACCTGAGGGTTTTGACGGAAAATGATCAAACTCACCTTTGTATTGTAGGTGCCCTGGGGCCTGGAATTCCACACATCATCAGCACCAAACTGCTAAAGCACTTTACCTGCTTGACCTACAACAACGGCAGGTCAGGAGGGTGATTTCTCTGGTTTCTGCCTGTAAAGGAGAAAGCGGAGCGGGTGGGGGGGGCGGTGAGAGTGGGGAGTACGGGCTTGGCTAGAATGCCATGTCCACAGAGATACTGTGCTAAAGAGAGCACTGCCATTTGGAGGAGTCCTGGGTCAAGTAAGAGTATATAGAACATACTCTGTCCCCTTGGGAGACGTTTACATTAAAGGCTCTGGAAAGTCCTGCAACAAAGACGTAAATCACTTCACACACTTCCTTTGAGGAACCCTTCGTGATGTCCCACAGAACTGGTGTTCTATGGAAAGGCAGTGTCACAGGAAAGGGCAGGCCTGTGTGATAGTTTTGGGGAAAGAACCCCAAGCAGTGCACCTGCTGTTTGCTTGAAAGGTGTTTCCTGCTCTGAGTGTGCTTAGAAGAATCATCAGCAACTCAGTGTGGAGCCATTGCTTTCATGGCAGCCCTGCTGAGCAGGCGGGGACAGGCTTGAGGTCCTCGCCAGTACAAGGTTCTCACGGTGCCTGGGGAAAGTGTGGGTGCAGCCTTCTCTCCCCCAGGAGGGAGCACTGAGATTGGCCCAGTGTTCACTACGTGAAGCCTTGGGCACCTTGCAGGACAAAGGAATATCACTCGaattcccttctctccccaggaTGGGAAGACATTGAGTGCCTGTGGCAACAGGCtggcatgttttcattttgcttgtgGAGAAATCATCTTAGACTTTAATTTTTGTCTCTCCTTTATTGCCGCTGTTTTTGCAGTTTGCGGAACTTAATTTCCGATTCCATGAAGGCAAAGATCACTGCATATGTGATCATACTGGCCTTGCACATAAACGACTTCCAGATTGACCTGACCATGTTACAGAGGGATTTGAAGCTCAGTGAGAAAAGGTGAGCACAACAGGGCAAAAGCTCCCTTCGGGTGCCTTGACGTATATCTGGTACCACTGGAAAGCATGAGGCTCCATTGAGGGAACTGGGGACATTTAAGATGGGAAAGACTTAGGACCAGAGGTcccaagtgaatgaatgatggaatAGGTGAGCAGCCACATGTATGGAGTGCCTTCACTATGCCAGGCACAGTATTAAATCTGCTAGAGTATCTCAGTGATTTCCCTAAAAAAACAACTGAAGCATCTACAGTTCAGAGAAGTCACTgcctttcccaaggtcacacaaccaagAAGAGGACTGTTGGGCTTCAAAGCTGAGCCGTCCCATAGCATTCTGTCCCTGTGTAACCGAGCAGCCGCCTGTCTCCAAATTTCTTTCTCTGGGGGGAGGGATTCTGTATGTCCTGAGGGGTGGAAGCTATAAGAACCCAATTTCAGCTTAGCAAAACGACCTTTCTGAGTCAGATGTAAGGGGCTACCAGGGAGGGCAAGATGGGGCCACTGTTGGGCAGGGATGTCACACTGAGGCTTCTCTGACCAGACTGGGAGACTTGGCAGAGATGATCTTCCAGGCCTTTTCTAGCCTTGCTAGAAGGGATTCAGAGTGAGTAGGGAGCAGAACTTCCTAGAATCCTGACCTGTGGGGTCCGTGGGCCTTTGTCGGTGATTTAAGGGCATTGGACACCCACGGACCCTGATGGTGTTCACGAGAGCCTGTGAAAACACCTTTGTCTGGACTCCTAGAGTCCACAGAGGGGTTATTCTGACGACAGCCCACAAGTGGCGTTGTCACAGGCAGTGACACTGAAAATCAAAGAGAGCAGATACTTGGCGCCTGTTTTAGCATCTTCTAGCAAGTGCTTAATGCTGGGTATAGGACGTAAACAAGGTTATTAATAGGGTCTAGATAGATTACCTGGTTTTCAGTCACCTATGAGGGTACTTTCCAATGGCAACATATTAAAATGAAGTCACTGAGGCTCTGGCGGGGGTCTCGCCTGCCTCTCCCCTGGTGGCCGCTTTGGGGATTCTGTCTTCGTGGCCTGAAGCACAACAGTGCTGCTCCCTCCTGCCAACCCTCCCTGAGCAGTGACCTGAGGAGACTCTCCATTGGTTTTGTGTGTTTGCTCCTTAGGATGATTGAGATAGCGAAAGCCATGAGGCTGAAGATCTCTAAAAGAAGGGTGTCTCTGGCTGCCGGCAGGGAGGAGGACCACAGACTGGGCGCCCTGTGCATCCCGCTGCCCCCGGCCCAGACCGTGGACCGCCAGGCAAAGCGGAGGAGAATCACCTAGAGGTGTGCTTTCCAGACAGAGGATTTTGGCCGCATCATAGCCACTGCTtctattcatttccatttttgttcttaaaaagagagggaaaagaagcCTTGCTTTGGCCCGTATGAAGCCAGCAGCCAGCATCTCAGTCGTGCTTGCCTTAAGCAGAAACATAAACGACCGCCATATTGGACCtggcctccctcctttcctgttgCTGTGATTATAAACGGCAGATGGTTCTCATGTTGGTTCATGTGTGGTGATGTGGGAGGTGGAGCCTGGGAAGTCGGAGTCAAAAGATCTCAGGCTGAACCCTGGGTGAAATCTAATGGATGAAGGTTAATAAAGAGAAGTGTGACGTGCCATGCTTAGGTCTGGAAGGGGCGCTGGACTACATGGTGCGGAGGATACCGCCCAGTAGGGCTGGAGGGGGCGTCAGGTAACCAGTGTGAGGACATCGCCAAAACAGGCTGACTGAGTGTGAGGCTGATGTAAGAGGGTGGAGCCTGGGCCAGACAAGGAAGAGGTGATTGTCGCAGTTGCCCTGCCTGCCACATAGAGGCCACAGTTCTGAGGGAGATGAATCAGTtccatacagaaaacaaattgttcTAGATATCTTCAGAAGAAAGGCGTTTCATACACTATAAAGTGGTTAAAGGCCTGCAGGAGTGGGAACCAGGAGGTGGCCACCAGAACCGCTCAGGAACACACTGCTGGGCATCAAGAAGCCACCTGTGCCCCACGACCGCGTGAGTTCATGAAGCTGGTGACTTGACACTGGGAATGCTGAGTTCAGCCACCCATGCCTTCAATACCCACATTTCGACCTCCTTGATCGTCAGCACTCACAGTCGAAAGATCAAGCTGCTTTCATCTTGCTTCCTTCTGTGAGTACGTACGTAGGAACCTAATTTGCATGTAGGATCCGAGCAGCAAGGGAGTCTTGGAACCAGGTTCCAGCTCGCCAGCGTCTCGTTACAGGAGGGCGTACCTGAAGGAGATGGGAGTGGATGCTGGCTGCCAACCAGCCTTGTCTGCCAGGCGGAAGGTGGAGGAGTCAGTGTCCAGAGGGGTGTTATGAGCAATGGGAATGTGACATGGAGAGACCTAGGTACGTGGCTAACACGCAGACTGAGAGCAGCTAACACTCCTCAGGGAACAGCTGAGGTCTGGTGCTCAGTGCTGGGGCACAAGGagtagagaaggaaggaaaacagaattcaGCTCTGAAAATCAAACGGGGATGTTTACACAGCAGCTGGGCCATCCGTTAGGGAAACCGCGGTGGAAGTGAGTCTCCTTTGC is from Rhinolophus sinicus isolate RSC01 linkage group LG04, ASM3656204v1, whole genome shotgun sequence and encodes:
- the POLR1E gene encoding DNA-directed RNA polymerase I subunit RPA49 isoform X2, coding for MRFTLYKNNDSTNPRKRTQRILAAETDRLCYVGNNFGTGALKCNTLCRHFVGILNKTSGQMEVYDAELFNMQPLFSDESIESELTLESEIKTFREKMDSCIEAFGTTKQKRALNSRRMNTVGSESLNRAVAKAAENIIDTKGVTALVNDAKRDDMQDDSLYLPPCHADAAKPEDVYKFEDLLSPAEYEALQSPSEAFRNVTSEEILKMIEENSHCSFVIEALKSLPSNEENRDRQARCIWFLDTLIKFRAQKVIKRKSALGPGIPHIISTKLLKHFTCLTYNNGSLRNLISDSMKAKITAYVIILALHINDFQIDLTMLQRDLKLSEKRMIEIAKAMRLKISKRRVSLAAGREEDHRLGALCIPLPPAQTVDRQAKRRRIT
- the POLR1E gene encoding DNA-directed RNA polymerase I subunit RPA49 isoform X1; protein product: MAAEVLSSAKWLYCGEPDESQRAVLVQFSNGKLRDPGNMRFTLYKNNDSTNPRKRTQRILAAETDRLCYVGNNFGTGALKCNTLCRHFVGILNKTSGQMEVYDAELFNMQPLFSDESIESELTLESEIKTFREKMDSCIEAFGTTKQKRALNSRRMNTVGSESLNRAVAKAAENIIDTKGVTALVNDAKRDDMQDDSLYLPPCHADAAKPEDVYKFEDLLSPAEYEALQSPSEAFRNVTSEEILKMIEENSHCSFVIEALKSLPSNEENRDRQARCIWFLDTLIKFRAQKVIKRKSALGPGIPHIISTKLLKHFTCLTYNNGSLRNLISDSMKAKITAYVIILALHINDFQIDLTMLQRDLKLSEKRMIEIAKAMRLKISKRRVSLAAGREEDHRLGALCIPLPPAQTVDRQAKRRRIT